In the Leifsonia sp. 466MF genome, one interval contains:
- a CDS encoding RtcB family protein — protein MERISNRLLSWASLLEDSTREQAVTTSRMPFIHPHLALMPDAHLGLGATVGSVIPTLGAVMPAAVGVDIGCGMIAVRTQFTRDDVAASSAPLSELRTQIERAIPLSAGARNRKIVATAEPRIQELTELAEQAGFDPSTHLRDWERQLGSLGSGNHFIEVSLDEEDVVWLFLHSGSRGVGNRIAGHHIKVAQALMEKWWIELPDKDLAYLVEGTPEFDEYIAQLRWAQHFALLNREEMMDRVVRQTSEWFGVDVIESERINCHHNFTQKENHFGKDVWVSRKGAISARVGQAGLIPGSMGTASYVVSGLGNPLALHSSPHGAGRQFSRTAARKRFTIEELREAMTGIEFRDTEAFLDEIPQAYKPIGQVMADAADLVEIRHTLHQLVNVKGD, from the coding sequence ATGGAAAGAATCTCGAACCGCCTGCTGAGCTGGGCCTCCCTGCTGGAGGACTCCACGCGCGAGCAGGCGGTCACCACCTCGCGGATGCCGTTCATCCACCCGCACCTCGCCCTCATGCCGGACGCCCACCTGGGCCTCGGCGCCACGGTCGGGTCGGTCATCCCGACCCTCGGCGCCGTCATGCCCGCGGCCGTCGGCGTGGACATCGGATGCGGGATGATCGCCGTGCGGACGCAGTTCACGCGCGACGACGTGGCGGCCTCCTCCGCTCCGCTCTCGGAGCTGCGCACCCAGATCGAGCGCGCCATCCCACTGTCCGCCGGCGCCCGCAACCGGAAGATCGTCGCGACCGCGGAGCCGCGCATCCAGGAGCTGACAGAGCTGGCCGAGCAGGCCGGCTTCGACCCGTCGACGCACCTGCGCGACTGGGAGCGCCAGCTGGGGTCGCTCGGCTCCGGCAACCACTTCATCGAGGTCAGCCTCGACGAAGAGGACGTGGTGTGGCTGTTCCTGCACTCCGGCTCCCGTGGCGTCGGCAACCGGATCGCCGGTCACCACATCAAGGTCGCGCAGGCGCTGATGGAGAAGTGGTGGATCGAACTCCCCGACAAGGACCTCGCCTACCTGGTCGAGGGCACGCCGGAGTTCGACGAGTACATCGCGCAGCTGCGGTGGGCTCAGCACTTCGCGCTGCTGAACCGTGAGGAGATGATGGACCGTGTGGTGCGTCAGACGTCGGAGTGGTTCGGCGTGGACGTGATCGAGTCGGAGCGCATCAACTGCCACCACAACTTCACGCAGAAGGAGAACCACTTCGGCAAGGACGTCTGGGTGTCGCGGAAGGGCGCCATCTCGGCGCGCGTCGGCCAGGCGGGCCTGATCCCCGGTTCGATGGGGACGGCGTCGTACGTGGTCTCCGGGCTCGGCAACCCGCTCGCGCTGCACTCCTCGCCGCACGGCGCAGGACGCCAGTTCTCGCGGACGGCCGCGCGCAAGCGGTTCACCATCGAGGAGCTGCGTGAGGCGATGACCGGAATCGAGTTCCGTGACACGGAGGCGTTCCTGGACGAGATCCCGCAGGCGTACAAGCCGATCGGCCAGGTGATGGCCGACGCGGCCGACCTCGTCGAGATCCGCCACACGCTTCACCAGCTGGTCAACGTGAAGGGCGACTGA
- a CDS encoding TFIIB-type zinc ribbon-containing protein yields MKCPNDNATLVMSERHGIEIDYCPECRGVWLDRGELDKIIDRAGTSVPAAPGPQAAPQPVPPQYAAPQPYAEPQYREPRYGDQRYSDPRYDQQSQRPYKKKKENWLSELFD; encoded by the coding sequence ATGAAGTGTCCCAACGACAACGCGACCCTGGTCATGAGCGAACGCCACGGCATCGAGATCGACTACTGCCCGGAGTGCCGGGGAGTCTGGCTCGATCGTGGAGAGCTCGACAAGATCATCGACCGCGCCGGGACCTCGGTTCCGGCCGCGCCCGGCCCCCAGGCCGCCCCGCAGCCGGTGCCGCCGCAGTACGCCGCGCCGCAGCCGTACGCGGAGCCGCAGTATCGTGAGCCTCGGTACGGCGACCAGCGCTACAGCGACCCTCGCTACGACCAGCAGAGCCAACGCCCCTACAAGAAGAAGAAGGAGAACTGGCTCAGCGAGCTGTTCGACTGA
- the rsfS gene encoding ribosome silencing factor, which translates to MTASQHAREILQVAAAAADSKGGQDLVALDVSGPLPLTDAFLLVSGRVERNVVAIASEVEDRLNEAGVKTLRREGKGEGRWVLLDFGDLVVHVFHEEDRMYYALERLWKDCPTIPIELPVHENAE; encoded by the coding sequence GTGACCGCATCCCAGCACGCCCGGGAGATTCTGCAGGTGGCTGCCGCCGCCGCCGACTCGAAGGGCGGACAGGACCTCGTGGCCCTCGACGTGTCGGGCCCGCTGCCGCTGACGGATGCGTTCCTGCTGGTCAGCGGGCGCGTCGAGCGCAACGTCGTCGCCATCGCCTCCGAGGTGGAGGACCGCCTCAATGAGGCCGGAGTGAAGACGCTGCGCCGTGAAGGCAAGGGGGAGGGCCGCTGGGTGCTCCTCGACTTCGGCGACCTCGTCGTGCACGTCTTCCACGAAGAGGACCGCATGTACTACGCGCTCGAGCGCCTCTGGAAGGACTGCCCGACGATCCCGATCGAGCTGCCCGTCCACGAGAACGCCGAGTAA
- a CDS encoding MEDS domain-containing protein: MAAEIPRATDPVTFAGGVLDRYRHVCAFVNGQAEADAVLDPFLRDGVDAGDRLLYLVDTATPGAPLRRLRRLGFDTGALLEERRCEVRTWAETYLRSGDFDQADMLDQLDAMLGTSGRPRIRLLADMGWAVDRDGVADDLIEFEARANFLHARHQHVVICAYDTSRFDGAFIIDILRTHPMVLIGGLLQENPFFVPPEEFLQERSARG; the protein is encoded by the coding sequence ATGGCAGCCGAGATCCCACGCGCAACAGACCCTGTCACCTTCGCCGGCGGGGTGCTCGACCGCTACCGCCATGTCTGCGCCTTCGTGAACGGGCAGGCGGAGGCCGACGCCGTGCTCGATCCGTTCCTCCGGGACGGCGTGGATGCGGGCGACCGCCTCCTGTACCTGGTGGACACCGCGACGCCCGGTGCTCCGCTCCGCCGTCTCCGTCGCCTGGGGTTCGACACGGGCGCGCTGCTCGAGGAGAGGCGTTGCGAGGTGCGGACCTGGGCCGAGACGTACCTGCGCAGCGGGGACTTCGACCAGGCAGACATGCTGGACCAGCTGGATGCGATGCTCGGCACGTCGGGCCGCCCGCGCATCCGGCTGCTTGCCGACATGGGGTGGGCGGTCGACCGGGACGGGGTCGCGGACGATCTGATCGAGTTCGAGGCGCGGGCGAACTTCCTGCACGCCCGCCACCAGCACGTGGTCATCTGCGCCTACGACACGTCCCGCTTCGACGGCGCCTTCATCATTGACATCCTGCGCACGCATCCGATGGTCCTCATCGGCGGGTTGCTGCAGGAGAACCCGTTCTTCGTACCGCCGGAGGAGTTCTTGCAGGAACGGAGCGCCCGTGGCTGA
- a CDS encoding GNAT family N-acetyltransferase — MDTRIAGPADADAITTTIALAFRDDPVWGPALAAPDGGTAHLERFWRYFVEGAIGHRTVSMQQGPSGEAATVAVWLPPGVDELTEQQEAEVDALMARTLTPERFEAYRRLWQRFDETHPHGEPHMYLSLLATHPAHRGRGIGQRLLAEDLARFDADGLPAYLESTNPANDHRYERAGFRAVGGFTSVIDGAAVTTMWRDARNPAEGG; from the coding sequence ATGGACACTCGGATCGCCGGCCCGGCCGACGCGGACGCCATCACGACGACGATCGCCCTGGCTTTCCGCGACGACCCGGTGTGGGGGCCCGCTCTTGCGGCGCCGGACGGCGGAACCGCGCACCTGGAGCGGTTCTGGCGGTACTTCGTCGAGGGCGCGATCGGCCATCGAACGGTGTCCATGCAGCAGGGCCCCTCGGGCGAGGCAGCGACTGTCGCCGTCTGGCTGCCGCCGGGGGTCGACGAACTCACCGAGCAGCAGGAGGCGGAGGTGGACGCCCTGATGGCGCGCACGCTCACGCCCGAGCGCTTCGAGGCGTACCGGCGGCTGTGGCAGCGGTTCGACGAGACGCACCCGCACGGCGAACCGCACATGTACCTGAGCCTGCTGGCCACGCATCCCGCTCATCGCGGGCGGGGGATCGGTCAGCGGCTGCTCGCCGAGGATCTCGCCCGATTCGATGCGGACGGGCTCCCGGCGTACCTCGAATCGACGAATCCGGCCAACGACCACCGGTATGAGCGCGCGGGCTTCCGGGCGGTCGGCGGCTTCACCTCCGTCATCGACGGGGCTGCCGTCACCACGATGTGGCGGGATGCGCGCAACCCTGCAGAAGGAGGCTGA